One Gloeothece verrucosa PCC 7822 DNA window includes the following coding sequences:
- a CDS encoding pyridoxal phosphate-dependent aminotransferase encodes MPRLNSRMEAVQSPIIPVVGQLILQNPGTISLGQGVVFYPPPDEAIVAISQFLADTENHKYKAVPGIPSLLATLEEKLKIENRITIHPNRAVVVTAGGNMAFMNAILAITSPGEEIIINTPYYFNHEMAIRMAGCQPILVNTDLNYQLCPDAIEAAITDKTKAVVTISPNNPTGVVYPQFSLERVNDICRKHGIYHIHDEAYEYFTYNGVESFSPCSIPESENYTISLYSLSKAYGFASWRIGYMVIPEHLLEAVKKIQDTILICPPVISQYAALGALKVGVTYCKKHLQDLMAVREVVLISLKSLENLCTVAAADGAFYCFLKVHTDMNDFELVKTLIERYKVAVLPGMTFGMTDGCYIRLAYGALKKETATAGIERLVEGIKQIFQEE; translated from the coding sequence ATGCCAAGACTCAATTCTCGCATGGAGGCGGTACAGTCTCCCATTATTCCTGTTGTTGGACAATTGATTTTACAAAATCCAGGGACAATCTCTTTAGGACAGGGTGTGGTTTTTTATCCACCACCAGATGAGGCCATCGTCGCCATTTCTCAATTTCTCGCCGATACAGAAAATCATAAATATAAAGCTGTGCCGGGAATTCCTTCTCTACTAGCTACCCTGGAAGAGAAATTAAAAATAGAAAACCGCATCACCATTCATCCTAACAGGGCCGTTGTGGTTACTGCCGGGGGAAATATGGCATTTATGAATGCTATTTTAGCTATTACCTCACCCGGAGAAGAAATTATTATTAATACACCCTATTATTTTAATCATGAAATGGCTATTAGAATGGCCGGTTGTCAGCCTATTTTAGTCAATACCGACCTGAATTATCAACTGTGTCCTGATGCTATAGAAGCCGCTATTACCGATAAAACTAAAGCAGTGGTGACTATTTCTCCTAATAATCCTACAGGCGTTGTTTATCCTCAGTTCAGTTTGGAAAGGGTTAATGATATTTGTCGAAAACATGGCATTTATCATATTCATGATGAAGCTTATGAATACTTTACTTACAACGGAGTTGAGTCCTTCTCGCCTTGCTCAATTCCTGAAAGTGAAAATTATACTATCTCTCTTTATAGTCTTTCAAAAGCTTATGGGTTTGCCAGTTGGCGCATTGGTTATATGGTGATTCCTGAACATTTATTAGAGGCTGTAAAAAAAATTCAAGATACGATATTAATCTGTCCTCCTGTTATTTCTCAATATGCCGCTTTAGGAGCCTTAAAAGTCGGAGTAACTTACTGTAAAAAGCATCTACAAGACCTGATGGCTGTTCGAGAAGTGGTCTTAATCTCTCTAAAAAGTCTTGAAAATTTATGTACGGTGGCGGCGGCCGATGGTGCTTTTTATTGTTTTCTCAAAGTTCATACAGATATGAACGATTTTGAATTAGTTAAAACCTTAATCGAACGATATAAAGTCGCTGTGCTGCCGGGAATGACCTTTGGCATGACCGACGGGTGCTATATCCGTCTTGCTTATGGTGCCCTGAAAAAAGAAACAGCAACAGCAGGAATTGAACGATTAGTAGAAGGAATTAAACAGATTTTCCAGGAGGAATGA
- a CDS encoding helix-turn-helix domain-containing protein yields the protein MINENSFVLMLDKFQKNLEELYKNAGRNSHTTVEESRGLLSVAYKELGTASEELQIALEELTVKSEELATTQMKLEAERQHYKAVFELLPDAYVISNLEGKILQANQACATLLNVESRFLSNKPIDIFLPPQERQLLVTKLSQLHHSGQSQHWVTRIQPRNAELLEIAISVAHRYDRGGKLVALHWILREQTQHQQVHCWPVKNNGSLSQETSKYIYQQGEIIPLHPNSLWIVHQGWVKLSTLAESGEEILIGLVGESMPFGSSLTSLPTYQATALSQKVQLSCVPLAQVVNSTEGIKMIFPQIIERLRQTEYLLAIGGVRQVNERVNQLLLWLKENFSQKTAQGYRLRVRLTHQELANACGTTRVTITRLLGQLKKQGKIIYDTKHHIIFLSEN from the coding sequence ATGATTAATGAAAACTCTTTTGTTTTAATGCTAGACAAATTCCAAAAAAATTTAGAGGAGCTTTATAAAAATGCCGGCAGAAATAGTCACACCACTGTAGAAGAATCTAGAGGACTCCTATCGGTTGCTTACAAAGAACTCGGGACGGCTTCTGAAGAGTTACAAATAGCTCTCGAAGAGTTAACCGTAAAATCTGAGGAATTGGCAACGACTCAAATGAAATTAGAGGCAGAACGCCAGCACTATAAAGCCGTATTTGAGCTTTTACCGGATGCTTATGTAATTAGCAATCTTGAAGGAAAAATTTTACAAGCTAACCAAGCCTGCGCTACTCTTTTAAATGTTGAGTCGCGTTTTTTAAGCAACAAACCCATAGATATCTTTTTGCCGCCACAAGAACGGCAGCTTTTAGTCACTAAACTAAGTCAGCTACATCACTCAGGACAGTCTCAACATTGGGTTACCCGTATTCAACCCCGAAATGCAGAATTGCTAGAGATTGCCATCAGCGTTGCTCATCGTTATGATCGTGGGGGTAAGCTAGTCGCTTTACATTGGATTTTGCGCGAACAGACTCAACATCAGCAGGTTCACTGTTGGCCAGTAAAAAATAATGGTAGTCTCTCTCAAGAAACGTCTAAATATATTTATCAACAAGGGGAAATTATTCCCTTACATCCTAATAGTCTTTGGATAGTGCATCAAGGATGGGTAAAGCTGAGTACCCTTGCTGAAAGTGGCGAAGAAATCCTCATTGGTTTAGTCGGCGAGTCCATGCCTTTTGGTTCTAGTTTAACTTCTCTTCCCACTTATCAAGCCACTGCCCTCTCGCAAAAAGTACAGTTATCCTGTGTCCCTTTAGCACAGGTTGTAAATTCTACTGAAGGGATTAAAATGATTTTTCCTCAAATTATTGAGCGCTTGCGACAGACAGAATACCTTTTAGCTATTGGTGGAGTGCGGCAAGTAAACGAACGAGTCAATCAACTTTTGTTGTGGTTGAAAGAGAATTTTTCTCAAAAAACTGCCCAAGGTTATCGTTTACGAGTTCGTCTTACTCATCAAGAATTGGCTAATGCTTGTGGCACCACTAGAGTGACCATTACACGATTGTTGGGCCAACTAAAAAAACAAGGAAAAATTATTTATGATACCAAGCATCACATTATTTTCCTTTCAGAAAATTGA
- a CDS encoding long-chain fatty acid--CoA ligase encodes MSKLIDYSKINALSEIWPIAQQQFGDIVALHDPHSKPEIIITYSDLYRQIQEFARGLQALGVDPEAKIALFADNCPRWFIADQGIIISGAANAVRSSGAERQELLYIYNDSDSIALVVEDLKTLTKLRPELDELTVQFVILLSDEQAPTNDPLKILNFKQLLELGANSPFKPVEQTRASLATLIYTSGTTGKPKGVMLSHGNLLHQIINFGTVFQPEPGDRVLSILPSWHSYERTVEYYVLSQGVTQIYTNLRSFKNDLKRFQPHLMVGVPRLWESVYEGIQKQFREQNANKQKLVNFFLKQSENYILAQRIANNLSLNHLNASASERLQAKLKAALLAPLHALGDRLIYEKVREGVGKNVKAWISGGGSLARHIDTFYEIVNIPVLVGYGLTETSPVTNVRTLERNLRGSCGTPLRYTEIRIVDPETRQELPVEQQGLVLIRGPQVMQGYYKKPEATAKVIDPQGWFDSGDLGWVTPMNDLVISGRAKDTIVLSNGENIEPQPIEDACVRSPYIDQIMLVGQDQKALGALIVPNLDALQTWAKQQQLDLEIPGPEASIEEIHASSLSSKPVQNLLRQELNRLVKDRPGYRADDQIKEFELILEPFSIENGTMTQTLKIKRPVVMERYRAIIDGMYK; translated from the coding sequence ATGAGTAAACTTATTGATTATTCAAAGATAAACGCCTTATCGGAAATCTGGCCCATCGCTCAACAGCAATTTGGGGACATAGTTGCACTTCATGACCCTCATAGTAAGCCAGAAATAATTATTACTTATTCAGATTTATACCGACAGATACAGGAATTTGCCAGAGGTTTACAAGCATTAGGAGTCGATCCCGAAGCCAAAATCGCTTTATTTGCTGATAATTGTCCTCGTTGGTTTATCGCTGACCAAGGAATTATTATCTCTGGGGCAGCCAATGCCGTACGATCTTCTGGAGCCGAACGACAAGAATTACTATATATATACAATGATAGCGATAGCATCGCTCTAGTGGTAGAAGACTTAAAAACTTTAACAAAACTGCGCCCTGAACTTGATGAGTTAACGGTTCAATTTGTAATACTCCTATCGGATGAACAGGCCCCCACTAATGACCCCCTAAAAATTCTCAATTTCAAGCAATTATTAGAACTAGGAGCCAATTCACCCTTTAAACCCGTCGAGCAAACTCGCGCCAGCCTCGCTACCCTTATCTATACCTCTGGAACGACAGGAAAACCCAAAGGAGTCATGCTCTCTCATGGCAACTTATTACATCAGATCATCAATTTTGGCACGGTGTTTCAACCTGAGCCGGGTGATCGCGTTTTAAGCATTTTACCCTCTTGGCACTCCTATGAGCGCACCGTAGAATATTATGTTCTCTCCCAAGGTGTTACCCAAATTTATACCAATCTTCGCAGCTTTAAAAACGATTTAAAACGATTTCAACCTCATTTAATGGTAGGAGTTCCTCGCCTTTGGGAATCGGTTTATGAAGGAATACAAAAACAGTTTCGCGAACAAAATGCCAATAAGCAAAAATTGGTCAACTTTTTCCTCAAGCAATCTGAAAATTACATCCTAGCTCAACGCATCGCTAATAATTTAAGTTTAAATCACCTAAATGCTTCAGCCAGTGAGCGGCTACAGGCTAAACTCAAAGCCGCTTTATTAGCCCCCCTACACGCTTTAGGAGATCGCCTAATATACGAAAAAGTAAGAGAGGGAGTGGGAAAAAACGTCAAAGCTTGGATCAGTGGCGGAGGTTCTCTAGCAAGACACATAGACACCTTTTATGAAATTGTCAATATACCTGTATTAGTGGGATATGGACTGACAGAAACCTCACCCGTAACCAATGTTCGCACTTTAGAGAGAAACTTAAGAGGATCATGTGGCACACCCCTTCGTTACACAGAAATTCGTATTGTTGATCCCGAAACGCGGCAGGAATTACCCGTCGAACAACAGGGGTTAGTTCTCATTCGCGGGCCACAAGTCATGCAAGGATATTACAAAAAACCTGAAGCCACAGCTAAAGTGATCGATCCTCAAGGGTGGTTTGACAGTGGAGACTTGGGTTGGGTGACACCGATGAATGATTTAGTCATAAGCGGACGAGCAAAAGACACCATCGTTCTCAGTAATGGCGAAAATATCGAACCCCAACCCATAGAAGATGCTTGTGTTCGCAGTCCCTATATTGACCAAATTATGTTAGTGGGTCAAGATCAAAAAGCCTTGGGAGCGCTCATTGTGCCTAATCTTGATGCCCTACAAACTTGGGCCAAACAACAACAACTCGACCTAGAAATTCCCGGACCCGAAGCATCCATCGAAGAAATTCATGCCTCTTCCCTCTCGAGTAAGCCGGTTCAAAACTTATTGCGCCAAGAATTGAACCGACTGGTGAAGGACCGCCCCGGATACCGTGCTGATGACCAGATTAAAGAATTTGAGTTAATTTTAGAACCTTTTTCTATCGAAAATGGAACCATGACCCAAACCTTAAAGATCAAGCGACCGGTTGTAATGGAACGGTATCGCGCTATTATTGACGGGATGTATAAATAA
- a CDS encoding YlqD family protein, translated as MDETNTSLLLKRPVILKVIVTDKWKEEVQQQLQFQVEQLDTQLQQLEMQGQQMIANIQKQSIIPPPPQVSQQIENIQNQVNQKKAEILERKNQALQQLQQVQVLKLDEEVVQAQLESFFRVEVGDNLVQKMNVEVVIKDGIVEDIRGEL; from the coding sequence ATGGACGAGACGAACACCAGCTTACTGCTAAAACGACCAGTCATCCTCAAGGTTATTGTTACCGATAAATGGAAAGAGGAAGTCCAGCAACAACTTCAATTTCAAGTTGAGCAGTTAGATACTCAACTACAGCAATTGGAGATGCAGGGACAACAAATGATCGCTAACATTCAAAAGCAAAGTATTATTCCGCCGCCGCCCCAAGTCTCACAGCAAATTGAGAACATTCAAAACCAAGTAAACCAAAAAAAAGCTGAGATCTTAGAACGGAAAAATCAAGCTCTCCAGCAACTTCAACAAGTCCAAGTCCTCAAGTTAGATGAAGAGGTTGTTCAGGCACAATTAGAAAGCTTTTTCCGTGTTGAAGTCGGAGATAATTTGGTGCAAAAGATGAATGTAGAAGTGGTCATTAAAGATGGAATCGTAGAAGACATTCGCGGCGAGTTATAA
- a CDS encoding class I SAM-dependent methyltransferase codes for MNQSLRPNTTWDANLYQDKYAFVWHYGAELIEILSPQKREQVLDLGCGTGQLTHQIAQMGAIVTGIDHSPTMIAQAAKNYPDLQFRVADGANFSVETPFDAVFSNAALHWIKDSQGAIRCIWQALRTGGRFVAEFGGKGNVEQIVSAFKRVLTQNGYPVTPELNPWYFPSVGEYAILLEQQGFEVTYATLFERPTQLEEGEQGIQNWIEMFGKSWLLIVPEPERAEILQQVEAQLKTKLYRDQTWFADYKRLRIVAIKL; via the coding sequence ATGAATCAATCATTAAGACCTAATACGACCTGGGATGCTAATCTCTACCAAGATAAATATGCTTTTGTCTGGCACTATGGGGCAGAACTCATAGAAATTTTGTCCCCTCAAAAGCGAGAGCAGGTCCTTGATCTTGGCTGCGGCACAGGTCAATTAACCCATCAAATCGCGCAAATGGGTGCAATCGTTACCGGAATTGACCATTCACCCACGATGATTGCTCAGGCGGCTAAAAACTATCCTGATCTCCAATTTCGGGTAGCTGATGGAGCGAACTTTTCAGTAGAGACACCCTTTGATGCTGTTTTTTCCAATGCGGCGTTGCACTGGATCAAAGACTCTCAAGGGGCTATTCGCTGTATTTGGCAAGCTTTGAGAACGGGCGGTCGTTTTGTGGCTGAATTTGGCGGCAAAGGCAACGTAGAGCAGATTGTGTCGGCTTTTAAAAGGGTTTTGACCCAAAACGGCTATCCGGTCACCCCCGAGTTAAATCCTTGGTATTTTCCCAGTGTGGGAGAGTATGCCATATTACTTGAGCAGCAAGGGTTTGAGGTGACTTATGCCACCCTATTTGAACGACCGACTCAGTTAGAGGAGGGGGAACAGGGGATACAAAATTGGATCGAAATGTTTGGCAAGAGTTGGCTATTGATAGTTCCTGAACCTGAACGAGCAGAAATCCTTCAGCAAGTAGAAGCACAACTGAAAACAAAACTTTATCGCGATCAGACTTGGTTTGCTGATTATAAACGCTTAAGAATAGTTGCTATCAAACTGTAG
- a CDS encoding GNAT family N-acetyltransferase has translation MKQDYQQKVVTKRLDLIPFKLELVQAAIGGNDQLGKVLGVRVLPDWLEEDNYQILPEIAAILTKYSWQGEWGWGNLVIHQADNTLIGHVMLKIIPDATGSPTESLELGYIIAPSYRRQGYGTEATKAMLDWSLSQPNMQTVTAGCYADNIASKRVLEKIGMRHIDTRGNGKMLVWELNKTDL, from the coding sequence ATGAAACAAGATTATCAGCAAAAAGTCGTTACCAAACGTTTAGATTTAATCCCCTTTAAACTGGAACTTGTACAAGCCGCCATAGGGGGAAATGATCAATTAGGAAAAGTTCTCGGGGTGAGAGTGCTACCGGACTGGCTTGAGGAAGATAATTATCAAATTTTACCCGAAATCGCCGCTATTTTGACTAAATATTCCTGGCAAGGAGAATGGGGATGGGGAAATTTAGTCATTCATCAAGCCGACAATACCCTCATTGGCCACGTTATGCTCAAAATTATCCCAGATGCCACAGGTTCACCGACAGAGTCATTGGAACTGGGCTATATCATAGCGCCTTCTTATCGAAGACAGGGATATGGAACTGAAGCGACTAAAGCAATGCTAGATTGGTCATTGTCTCAACCCAATATGCAAACTGTGACAGCCGGTTGCTATGCCGATAATATAGCCTCCAAGCGGGTGCTAGAAAAAATCGGTATGCGGCATATAGATACACGAGGTAACGGTAAGATGCTAGTTTGGGAATTGAACAAGACAGACTTATAG
- a CDS encoding ABC transporter ATP-binding protein/permease has product MQTQVVRDKAISEPPSPLTQFWEDIKIVAQPYWYPTDPGGRAFADVIRSWGMLALLVLLIVGLVSIDGLGSFWNRYVIDIIIEERDISKYWSTLWLSCLLIVAITLLVGFSQFVRKKVALDWYRWLSNYILQQYLSNRAYYKIGFKSGLENPDQRLSQEIEPITTITLRFLTTLLQKVLEMSTFIIILWTISQQIAIYLIIYTIVGNLIAVYLTQELNKINKQELEFKAEYNYSLTHVRDHAESIAFFQGENQEAKIIERRFKNVLDNAERRLSWERGQDIFNRAYQSAIAVFSMFILTPLFIQDQIDYGEISQASLACFMFSNALGQLIAEWGISGRLSSYIQRLAEFSDGLKAITQEPEKLTTITTIEENRLAFENFTLQTPNYDKVIVENLSLSVQPGQGLLIVGPSGRGKSSLLRAIAGLWNSGTGRLIRPPLKDLLFLPQRPYIILGTLREQLLYPQTTREVSNKELEDILHQVNLQNLLTRVSDFDVEAPWENILSLGEQQRLAFARVLITRPRFTILDEATSALDLSNEENLYRKLQQTQTTFISVGHRESLFDYHQWVLELSENSGWKVFSIEDYRQEKENGHNLPPTVDNSEDRVTINEPEPPSPKTHQSENNLEQSTETPSRHELSHQEIKVLTNYSISTIRNKARQGKTITTKEGFTYHYNKDPNVLKWVRD; this is encoded by the coding sequence ATGCAAACTCAAGTTGTTCGTGATAAAGCTATAAGTGAGCCGCCTTCGCCTTTAACTCAATTTTGGGAAGATATCAAAATCGTCGCACAACCTTACTGGTATCCAACCGATCCAGGCGGCAGAGCATTTGCTGATGTGATTCGCTCCTGGGGAATGCTGGCTCTACTGGTATTATTAATCGTCGGACTTGTGAGTATAGATGGTTTAGGGAGTTTTTGGAATCGCTATGTAATTGATATTATTATAGAAGAAAGAGACATTTCTAAATATTGGAGTACCTTATGGCTTTCTTGTCTTTTGATTGTGGCGATAACGCTCTTAGTAGGCTTTTCTCAATTTGTTAGAAAAAAAGTCGCTTTGGATTGGTATAGATGGCTAAGTAATTATATTTTACAACAATATTTGAGCAATCGCGCTTATTATAAAATAGGCTTTAAATCGGGTCTGGAAAACCCGGATCAACGTTTATCCCAAGAAATCGAACCTATTACCACTATTACCCTCAGATTTTTAACGACTTTATTGCAAAAAGTCTTAGAAATGAGTACATTTATCATAATTCTCTGGACAATTTCCCAACAGATAGCAATTTATCTGATTATTTATACGATTGTCGGTAACTTAATCGCTGTTTATTTGACCCAAGAATTAAATAAAATTAATAAACAAGAACTAGAATTTAAAGCTGAATACAATTATTCTCTGACTCATGTTCGGGATCATGCTGAATCTATCGCTTTCTTTCAAGGAGAGAATCAAGAAGCAAAAATTATTGAGCGCAGATTTAAAAATGTTTTGGACAATGCTGAACGCCGCTTGAGTTGGGAGAGAGGTCAAGATATTTTTAACCGAGCCTATCAGTCAGCCATCGCTGTGTTTTCTATGTTTATTCTTACACCTTTATTTATTCAAGATCAAATTGATTATGGAGAAATTAGCCAAGCGAGTTTAGCTTGCTTTATGTTTTCTAATGCCCTAGGACAATTAATCGCTGAATGGGGAATTTCAGGACGCTTATCGAGTTATATTCAGCGTTTGGCTGAGTTTTCGGATGGGTTGAAAGCCATCACTCAAGAACCCGAGAAACTAACGACTATTACCACCATAGAAGAAAACCGTTTGGCTTTTGAAAATTTTACCTTACAAACGCCGAATTATGACAAAGTAATTGTAGAAAACTTATCTCTGTCTGTGCAACCCGGACAAGGATTATTAATTGTCGGTCCGAGTGGTCGCGGGAAAAGTTCTCTACTACGGGCCATCGCGGGTTTATGGAATTCGGGAACGGGTCGCCTTATCCGTCCTCCCCTCAAAGATTTGTTGTTTTTACCCCAACGTCCTTATATTATTTTGGGAACTTTGCGCGAACAGTTACTCTATCCTCAGACCACTCGAGAAGTAAGCAATAAAGAACTCGAAGATATTTTGCACCAAGTTAATCTTCAAAACTTGCTAACCCGAGTCAGCGATTTTGATGTAGAAGCGCCTTGGGAGAATATATTATCGTTAGGAGAACAACAACGCCTCGCTTTTGCACGAGTGTTAATTACTCGTCCTAGATTTACCATATTAGATGAAGCTACGAGTGCCTTAGATTTAAGTAATGAAGAAAATTTATATCGAAAATTACAGCAAACTCAAACAACTTTTATTAGTGTCGGACATCGAGAAAGTCTGTTTGATTATCATCAATGGGTTTTGGAACTTTCAGAAAATTCCGGTTGGAAGGTTTTTTCTATAGAAGATTATCGACAGGAAAAAGAAAATGGGCATAATTTGCCGCCAACGGTGGACAATTCCGAAGATAGGGTTACCATAAATGAACCCGAACCCCCCTCACCAAAAACCCATCAATCCGAAAATAATTTAGAACAATCAACCGAAACCCCCTCGCGGCATGAACTTTCTCATCAAGAAATAAAAGTTTTAACGAATTATTCTATTAGCACTATTAGAAACAAAGCAAGGCAAGGGAAAACCATTACCACTAAAGAGGGCTTTACTTATCACTATAATAAAGACCCCAATGTGTTAAAATGGGTTAGAGATTAG
- a CDS encoding patatin-like phospholipase family protein, with translation MTNAVAPQLVLTFDGLDDYIAFGKNDLGGVFAQGNSSFTISGWVNPLRLTNKATTYGTRNVFFSRSSDQYSDNFELGISEEGNLDVYIDEKVKRQIKTLGNGELSIGQWHFFALVFNQGLVSVFLDDHQYSDSLTGSSLNKATSPVTLGATLHNQVYFNGQLANISVWKIACTAAEIERHRSGLIEGNEEGLIAYWKLNEGEGTSVRNASRNAFHGKLHGNPTWDTALIPFTKENREQGTGNREQGTGNREQGTGEGGHVGGFPDISEPPNPKGNSVGAGQVPLPTPIENDEGAELDPSQSGNLSSETPLPLLPQAEELDPSQSGNLSSETPLPLLPQAEETQTAPTPETEVSTPIESPEPIQTLTEEESQKTMNTTAKPKYRILSIDGGGIRGIIPAIILAEIEKRTQKPISSLFDLIAGTSSGGILALGLTKPHLNLDAPGSPPTPQYSAEDLLELFVKHGAEIFYEPFFEKILGSLEDIFTQPKYSPEGRETIIKEYFGQALLENNLKEVFVTSYDIEQRIPIFFTNKLEKQETQSRRFRKLCLGFTLADAALATTATPTFFPPYHIVTSHNSNGFYTLVDGGVVANNPANLAILEAKISNQTQNEILHTEDLLLVSLGTGSLTTVYPYDAVKNWGTLQWSRPLLNIVFDGGSEVTAGQLERLFEAEEKKNIYYRFQTFLTGELEEIDNAKLDNIRRLQELTHRLITEKSPQIDELCSILSS, from the coding sequence GTGACAAACGCAGTAGCTCCTCAATTAGTTTTGACCTTTGATGGCCTGGATGATTACATAGCTTTTGGTAAAAATGACCTAGGTGGTGTTTTTGCACAAGGCAATTCATCCTTTACCATTTCAGGATGGGTGAATCCTCTGCGCTTAACCAATAAAGCTACCACTTATGGAACACGCAATGTCTTTTTTTCTCGTTCTTCAGACCAATACAGCGATAATTTTGAATTAGGCATCAGTGAGGAAGGCAACCTAGATGTCTATATTGATGAGAAGGTAAAAAGACAGATCAAAACCTTGGGGAATGGAGAATTAAGCATCGGTCAATGGCACTTTTTTGCTCTGGTTTTTAATCAAGGTCTTGTGAGTGTATTTCTCGATGATCATCAGTATAGTGATTCTCTGACCGGTTCTTCTTTAAACAAAGCCACTAGCCCCGTTACTTTGGGCGCGACTTTACATAATCAAGTTTATTTTAATGGACAATTAGCTAATATTAGTGTCTGGAAAATTGCCTGTACGGCGGCAGAAATTGAGAGACATCGTAGTGGCCTTATCGAGGGAAATGAAGAAGGATTAATCGCTTATTGGAAATTAAACGAAGGAGAAGGTACAAGCGTCCGCAACGCCAGCAGAAATGCTTTTCATGGCAAATTGCATGGTAATCCCACTTGGGATACAGCCCTAATTCCTTTTACCAAAGAAAACAGGGAACAGGGAACAGGGAACAGGGAACAGGGAACAGGGAACAGGGAACAGGGAACAGGTGAGGGCGGGCACGTTGGCGGGTTCCCCGACATAAGTGAACCGCCGAACCCGAAGGGGAACAGTGTAGGCGCTGGACAAGTACCCCTCCCAACCCCAATAGAAAATGATGAGGGTGCCGAACTTGACCCCAGTCAAAGCGGCAACTTATCCAGCGAAACACCCCTACCCCTCCTACCTCAAGCAGAGGAACTTGACCCCAGTCAAAGCGGCAACTTATCCAGCGAAACACCCCTACCCCTCCTACCTCAAGCAGAGGAAACCCAAACCGCCCCAACCCCTGAAACCGAAGTTTCCACCCCGATAGAATCGCCTGAACCCATACAAACCTTAACCGAGGAGGAATCCCAAAAAACGATGAATACCACAGCAAAACCTAAATATAGAATCCTATCCATTGATGGAGGTGGGATTCGGGGCATTATTCCCGCCATCATCCTAGCAGAAATTGAAAAGCGGACACAAAAGCCCATATCTAGCTTATTTGATTTAATTGCCGGAACTTCAAGCGGCGGAATTCTTGCATTAGGGTTAACCAAACCCCACCTAAATTTAGATGCACCCGGTAGTCCGCCTACTCCCCAATACAGTGCCGAAGACCTCTTGGAACTGTTTGTTAAACATGGTGCAGAAATCTTTTATGAGCCATTTTTTGAAAAAATCCTCGGTTCTCTAGAAGATATTTTTACCCAACCGAAATATTCTCCAGAGGGAAGGGAAACCATTATCAAAGAATATTTTGGACAGGCCCTTCTAGAAAATAATCTTAAAGAAGTTTTTGTCACCAGTTATGATATAGAACAGCGAATACCTATCTTTTTTACCAACAAACTCGAAAAACAAGAAACTCAATCGAGAAGATTTCGTAAATTATGCCTCGGTTTTACCCTCGCCGATGCGGCATTAGCTACCACTGCCACGCCAACATTTTTTCCTCCCTATCATATTGTTACTTCTCATAATTCCAACGGCTTTTATACATTAGTCGATGGGGGTGTAGTGGCCAATAATCCAGCTAATCTAGCCATCTTGGAAGCGAAAATTAGTAACCAAACCCAAAACGAAATCCTTCATACTGAAGATCTTTTGCTCGTTTCCTTGGGGACAGGTTCTCTAACCACTGTATACCCTTATGATGCGGTGAAAAATTGGGGGACATTGCAATGGTCAAGACCTTTATTAAATATTGTCTTTGACGGGGGTAGTGAAGTGACAGCCGGACAATTAGAACGATTGTTTGAGGCTGAAGAAAAGAAAAATATTTATTATCGCTTTCAAACGTTCCTAACTGGGGAATTAGAAGAAATCGATAACGCCAAACTGGACAATATTCGGCGGCTACAAGAATTAACTCATAGACTAATTACCGAAAAAAGTCCACAAATCGATGAATTATGTAGCATATTATCCAGCTAA